One window from the genome of Acinetobacter sp. ANC 7912 encodes:
- a CDS encoding beta-ketoacyl-ACP synthase has translation MKRVVVTGMSGITSLGETADQIFAQFAEGKSGIRYMPEWEVYTDLRSKLGGPVESFTVPKHFNRKVTRGMGRVALMSVVCAEKALEDAGLLGNEILTSGDAGVAFGSSAGSVDAIREFGAMLLENNMNQLNATTYIRMMSHTSAVNMTVYFGLKGLTLPTSSACTSGSMAIGQAYEAVKYGKQTVMLAGGAEELSAAGCAVFDVLLATSSKNDHPEQTPRPFDQNRDGLVVGEGAGCLILEEYEHAKARGAKIYAEIIGYGSNTDGQHVTRPDSEMMGRCMQLALKDAQVNATEIDYVNAHGTSTDQGDVAETQATLRILGKKPISSLKSYFGHTLGACGAIEAWLSIEMMQRQQFVPTLNLDHIDPSCAELDYIRGEMRHMSADLIMSNNFAFGGINTSLIFKKSNYK, from the coding sequence ATGAAACGTGTGGTTGTTACAGGAATGTCAGGGATCACCTCGCTAGGTGAAACTGCGGATCAGATTTTTGCACAATTTGCTGAGGGGAAGAGCGGTATCCGCTATATGCCGGAATGGGAAGTCTATACGGATCTGCGTAGTAAGCTTGGCGGTCCGGTTGAGTCTTTTACCGTACCAAAGCATTTTAACCGTAAGGTCACTCGCGGCATGGGCCGTGTTGCCCTGATGTCGGTGGTTTGTGCGGAAAAAGCGCTGGAAGATGCAGGTTTATTAGGTAATGAAATCCTGACGAGTGGCGACGCTGGTGTGGCTTTTGGTTCCTCAGCAGGAAGCGTAGATGCCATCCGTGAGTTTGGGGCCATGCTGCTTGAAAATAATATGAATCAGCTGAATGCAACGACCTATATTCGCATGATGTCGCATACCAGTGCGGTGAATATGACGGTATATTTTGGACTGAAAGGTTTGACCTTACCGACTTCAAGTGCTTGTACTTCTGGCTCAATGGCGATTGGTCAGGCTTATGAAGCAGTTAAATACGGTAAGCAAACCGTGATGCTGGCAGGTGGAGCTGAAGAGCTCAGCGCAGCAGGCTGTGCAGTGTTCGATGTGCTGCTAGCAACCAGTAGCAAGAATGATCATCCTGAACAGACGCCTCGTCCTTTTGATCAGAATCGCGATGGCCTAGTGGTGGGGGAAGGTGCCGGCTGTCTGATTCTGGAAGAATATGAACATGCCAAAGCCCGTGGTGCCAAAATTTATGCTGAAATTATTGGCTATGGCAGTAATACTGATGGCCAGCATGTCACTCGTCCAGATTCCGAAATGATGGGACGCTGTATGCAGCTGGCACTTAAAGATGCTCAGGTGAATGCAACAGAGATTGATTATGTGAATGCACATGGTACCTCTACCGATCAGGGGGATGTAGCAGAAACTCAGGCAACTTTACGTATTTTAGGGAAAAAGCCAATCAGCTCATTAAAAAGTTATTTTGGTCACACCTTGGGGGCTTGTGGTGCTATTGAAGCTTGGCTGAGCATTGAGATGATGCAGCGCCAGCAATTTGTACCTACCTTAAATCTGGATCATATTGACCCGTCGTGTGCAGAATTGGATTATATCCGGGGTGAGATGCGTCACATGTCCGCCGATCTGATCATGAGCAATAACTTTGCCTTTGGCGGTATTAATACATCACTGATCTTTAAAAAATCTAATTACAAATAA
- a CDS encoding excinuclease encodes MKIKQFVLAAVLGFGGMTTVQSADQMHDFDFQDAVNRAVAEGVLDGSVKFYLAGTKSGGKVIERGLVTNKKTNGFAKSAESSCDHVLRSALIQFERTAKARGANAVTNIVSYYKANETKSTKTYQCAKGTAVAGVALKGDLVKL; translated from the coding sequence ATGAAGATTAAACAATTTGTTTTAGCCGCTGTGCTTGGCTTTGGGGGCATGACGACTGTTCAGTCAGCAGACCAGATGCATGACTTTGACTTTCAGGATGCGGTAAACCGTGCTGTAGCAGAAGGTGTGTTAGATGGTTCTGTAAAATTTTATCTGGCTGGTACTAAGTCAGGTGGGAAAGTGATCGAGCGCGGTCTGGTAACTAATAAAAAAACCAATGGTTTTGCCAAGTCAGCAGAGTCGTCTTGTGACCATGTACTACGTTCTGCACTGATCCAGTTTGAACGTACTGCAAAAGCGCGTGGTGCCAATGCTGTAACTAATATCGTGAGTTATTACAAAGCCAATGAAACCAAGAGCACCAAGACTTATCAATGTGCTAAAGGTACCGCAGTGGCTGGTGTAGCGCTAAAAGGTGACCTAGTAAAACTTTAA
- a CDS encoding RNA-guided endonuclease TnpB family protein, with translation MKTLKLRIKDKHCKVLDQLASEVNFVWNYVNDLCFKHLQRKQQFFSAYDIAKYTKGTSKECNLHSQTIQAVAEELVTRRKQFKKAKLKWRVSNKKNARRSLGWIPFKKVAVKYADGYVQYGKHQFKLWDSYGLSKYNVKTGSFVEDSRGRWYVCLVVDSIKTEKTTAKTSIGIDLGLKDLATCSDGVKFKAPKIYRQYEQKLGIAQRARNKKRVKAIHAKIKNLRQNMLHQFSHKLVNEHAAIFVGNVNAKALAQTKLAKSVLDAGWTTLRTMLKYKCENAGVWYEEVNEAYTTQTCSCCGSRSSSLKGRAGLGIREWQCVECGTFHDRDINSALNILALGHGRLAGGISVL, from the coding sequence ATGAAGACACTTAAATTACGCATAAAAGACAAACATTGCAAGGTGCTAGACCAATTGGCATCTGAAGTTAATTTTGTCTGGAACTATGTCAATGATTTGTGTTTTAAACACTTGCAAAGAAAACAACAATTCTTTTCAGCTTACGATATTGCTAAATACACGAAAGGTACATCAAAAGAGTGCAATTTGCACAGCCAAACCATACAGGCAGTTGCGGAAGAATTAGTTACTCGAAGAAAGCAATTTAAAAAAGCCAAGCTAAAATGGCGTGTCAGTAACAAAAAAAATGCTAGACGTTCTCTCGGTTGGATTCCATTTAAAAAAGTGGCGGTGAAATATGCCGATGGGTATGTCCAATACGGCAAGCATCAATTCAAGCTATGGGACAGTTACGGACTAAGTAAATACAATGTTAAAACAGGCTCGTTTGTCGAGGATAGCCGAGGGCGTTGGTATGTATGTCTTGTGGTTGATTCAATTAAAACAGAGAAAACCACCGCTAAAACCTCAATTGGCATTGATCTAGGACTCAAAGACCTTGCGACTTGCTCAGATGGTGTAAAGTTCAAAGCGCCTAAAATCTATCGTCAATATGAACAAAAACTTGGTATTGCTCAAAGAGCAAGAAATAAAAAACGTGTCAAAGCGATTCATGCCAAGATCAAAAATCTACGTCAAAATATGCTGCATCAATTCAGTCATAAACTGGTGAATGAACATGCAGCCATCTTCGTTGGTAATGTGAATGCCAAAGCATTGGCACAGACAAAATTAGCTAAGTCTGTACTCGATGCAGGTTGGACGACCTTAAGAACCATGCTCAAGTATAAATGCGAGAACGCAGGGGTATGGTATGAAGAAGTCAATGAAGCCTATACCACCCAAACTTGCTCGTGCTGCGGCTCACGCTCCAGTAGTCTGAAAGGTAGAGCAGGACTTGGAATAAGAGAATGGCAGTGTGTGGAGTGCGGTACATTCCACGATAGAGATATAAACTCAGCACTGAATATTCTTGCGCTCGGACATGGGCGTCTCGCAGGAGGAATCTCCGTCCTTTAG
- the tnpA gene encoding IS200/IS605 family transposase: MDNSQEIRTGRHCVFNMHVHLVFVAKYRRDVFTKAMLETMNEVFKRICLDFEAKLVEFDGEHDHVHLLVNYPPKVAISSLVNSLKGASSRILRTKHPEIKNKLWGNALWSPSYFAASCGGAPIGIIKQYIQQQQTPH, from the coding sequence ATGGATAATAGTCAAGAGATTAGAACAGGTCGTCACTGTGTTTTTAATATGCACGTTCATTTAGTCTTTGTGGCTAAATATCGTAGAGATGTTTTTACCAAAGCTATGCTCGAAACTATGAATGAAGTATTCAAGCGCATTTGCTTAGACTTTGAAGCTAAGTTGGTAGAATTTGATGGTGAGCATGATCATGTTCATTTACTTGTGAACTATCCACCAAAAGTAGCTATTTCTAGCTTGGTTAACAGCCTAAAAGGTGCATCTAGTCGTATTTTAAGAACTAAACACCCTGAAATTAAAAACAAATTATGGGGGAATGCTTTGTGGTCGCCTAGTTATTTCGCTGCATCGTGTGGAGGTGCTCCCATTGGGATTATTAAACAATATATCCAACAACAGCAAACACCGCATTAG
- a CDS encoding IS3 family transposase (programmed frameshift) — MEHKREQRVKRTQRDYSFAFKMMVVHEVEKGQITYKQAQAKYGIQGRSTVLVWLRKHGQQDWTSNMPTSSKRQLTPQQRIRQLEKQLAAEKLKTEFIQDVIYHIDKECGTDLGKKVYRARFKDWQSQRRLSVSRYCQWLGITRQAYYQAEKRAQMTAQATEQILELVMEYRCLMPSIGTRKLYWLIKGKLLQRGLKCGRDQLFKILKENNLLIRPKRRYTKTTDSKHWMKKHPNLLKDYAAVQANEVFVSDITYVESAEGVHYLSLVTDAYTRQIKGYKLSNDMRAENVVQALHMAMQQATDRATRMIHHSDRGAQYCSELYQSALRHYGICPSMTDGKDCYQNALAERINGILKQEFLTTRCQTMKELDHLIAESIMIYNCYRPHLSLNMNTPNQMYEQTKTELIA; from the exons ATGGAACATAAACGAGAACAACGAGTTAAACGTACACAACGTGACTATAGCTTTGCCTTTAAAATGATGGTGGTACATGAAGTAGAAAAAGGGCAAATTACTTATAAGCAAGCTCAGGCAAAATATGGTATTCAAGGAAGATCAACTGTGCTGGTATGGTTACGCAAGCACGGACAACAGGACTGGACTTCGAATATGCCGACTTCTTCTAAACGCCAATTGACACCCCAACAACGAATCCGCCAATTAGAAAAGCAGTTAGCCGCAGAAAAGCTTAAAACTGAATTTATTCAGGATGTGATTTATCACATTGATAAAGAATGTGGGACTGATCTTG GGAAAAAAGTATACCGAGCACGTTTCAAAGATTGGCAAAGCCAAAGAAGACTAAGCGTTTCACGTTATTGTCAGTGGTTGGGAATCACCCGACAAGCTTATTATCAAGCAGAAAAACGTGCTCAAATGACTGCACAAGCAACTGAACAAATACTTGAGTTGGTTATGGAATATCGCTGTCTCATGCCAAGTATCGGAACACGTAAGCTGTATTGGCTTATTAAAGGCAAATTGTTGCAACGTGGTTTAAAGTGTGGACGGGATCAGTTATTTAAAATATTGAAAGAAAATAACTTATTGATTCGCCCTAAGCGTCGCTATACAAAAACTACGGATAGCAAGCATTGGATGAAGAAGCATCCAAATTTATTAAAGGATTATGCAGCAGTGCAAGCCAATGAAGTCTTTGTTAGTGATATTACCTATGTTGAGAGTGCTGAAGGTGTGCATTATTTATCCTTGGTGACAGATGCTTATACCCGACAGATTAAAGGTTATAAGTTATCGAATGATATGCGTGCGGAGAATGTTGTGCAGGCTCTACATATGGCGATGCAGCAAGCGACAGATCGAGCGACTAGGATGATTCATCATTCAGATAGAGGTGCTCAATATTGCTCTGAGCTATATCAATCGGCATTGCGCCATTATGGGATATGTCCTTCCATGACAGATGGCAAGGACTGTTATCAGAATGCATTAGCAGAGCGAATTAATGGAATATTAAAGCAGGAGTTTTTAACCACGCGATGTCAAACCATGAAGGAGTTAGATCACTTAATTGCGGAATCTATCATGATTTACAATTGTTATAGACCGCATTTAAGTTTAAATATGAACACCCCGAATCAGATGTATGAGCAAACAAAAACCGAGCTAATTGCTTAA